The following are from one region of the Ruficoccus sp. ZRK36 genome:
- a CDS encoding acetylxylan esterase: MHVSRLNPLLILGALSLSTAVWAADFKVRTDHEDGIYTPGENVTWTIETVDLADGEAAPESATYQVKSNALGTIDKGTVTLTDGKGSFTTTRDNPGTLMFEVKSGNIKAITGAAFSPEKIEPSLPKPADFDAFWSEKIKLINSIPLNPELTPEATNRDDVELWQVTLDNINGSKVHGQIARPKDAKGKLPALLIVQYAGVYPLSKSWVCSPAESGWLAMNIIAHDLPIYESKEYYSELKNGDLKRYPDIGNDDRETSYFLRMYLSCYQAVRYLKTRPDWDGKILVVRGGSQGGLQTLVTAALCNDVVTAAIANVPAGCDLNGPVAGNSPGWPKWYYATKDKDPEAVRRAAEYYDVVNFCSKIKCPTLIGVGLGDTTCPAPGVYAAANQIQGPVEVIPMPPAGHKSTKLNSHETFRAQERLWLNDIVQGKQPPVEAE; encoded by the coding sequence ATGCATGTATCTCGCCTGAACCCCCTCCTTATCCTTGGAGCCCTGAGCCTTTCCACCGCCGTGTGGGCGGCGGACTTTAAAGTCCGCACCGACCACGAAGACGGCATCTACACCCCCGGTGAGAATGTCACCTGGACGATTGAGACCGTTGATCTCGCTGATGGCGAAGCCGCCCCCGAGTCGGCTACCTATCAGGTCAAATCCAACGCCCTCGGCACCATCGACAAGGGCACCGTGACCCTGACGGACGGCAAGGGCAGCTTTACCACGACCCGCGACAACCCCGGCACGCTGATGTTTGAGGTCAAGTCCGGCAACATCAAGGCCATCACCGGTGCGGCCTTCTCCCCGGAAAAGATTGAGCCCTCGCTGCCCAAGCCCGCGGACTTCGACGCGTTCTGGTCCGAAAAGATCAAGCTGATCAACAGCATCCCGCTGAACCCCGAGCTCACGCCGGAAGCCACCAACCGGGATGACGTCGAGCTGTGGCAGGTCACTCTGGATAACATCAACGGCAGCAAAGTCCATGGCCAGATCGCCCGCCCCAAGGATGCCAAGGGCAAGCTCCCGGCCCTGCTCATCGTGCAGTACGCTGGAGTCTACCCTCTCTCTAAAAGCTGGGTCTGCAGCCCTGCCGAGTCTGGCTGGCTGGCGATGAACATCATCGCCCACGACCTGCCGATCTACGAGTCGAAGGAGTACTACAGCGAGCTCAAGAACGGCGACCTCAAGAGGTATCCAGACATCGGTAACGACGACCGCGAAACCAGCTACTTTCTGCGCATGTATCTGTCCTGCTACCAGGCAGTGCGCTACCTGAAGACCCGCCCCGACTGGGACGGCAAGATACTCGTCGTACGGGGTGGCAGCCAGGGTGGCCTGCAGACGCTTGTCACCGCCGCGCTTTGCAACGATGTCGTCACCGCTGCTATCGCCAATGTGCCTGCCGGCTGCGACCTCAACGGCCCTGTCGCCGGGAACTCCCCCGGCTGGCCCAAATGGTACTACGCCACCAAGGACAAGGACCCCGAAGCGGTTCGCCGCGCCGCCGAGTACTACGATGTGGTCAACTTCTGCTCGAAGATCAAGTGCCCCACCCTGATCGGTGTCGGCCTCGGTGACACAACCTGCCCGGCTCCCGGCGTCTACGCCGCCGCCAACCAGATCCAGGGCCCGGTGGAAGTGATTCCCATGCCCCCGGCTGGCCACAAGAGCACGAAGCTCAACTCCCACGAGACATTCCGTGCGCAGGAGAGACTCTGGCTCAACGATATTGTGCAGGGCAAGCAGCCTCCGGTTGAAGCGGAATAG
- a CDS encoding LacI family DNA-binding transcriptional regulator → MSTRPSRPATAAALARHLGLSRWTVSRVLNGHPGVLPATVERVQQAMQELGYQPNALARGLRGGPTGTIGICFQEIETPILVRKSSMLQQLLREQGRHTMIELTVGSPGLEERIIAHFLSMRVDGIVLIGSRLSEDDPGPRNAREQGTPVVWIDPEKPGIDHRVTLDRAYSMKLSLEYLHSLGHRSFVTLGLDPTDAYGAAKLAGLAHTAQKLGLNWKQDFTHLCREGKQQHDYAYGEHMAELLLEKKPEATAAIVLNDRVAIGMMHRLRKDGWRFPQDLSLVSYDNNDIAAYAWPPLTTIDQRVESMMRAAADMLDALIEGGEAAEAIQPQLIRPTLIERESAVQV, encoded by the coding sequence ATGTCAACTCGTCCCTCCAGGCCCGCCACCGCCGCCGCACTGGCCCGCCATCTTGGTTTATCGAGGTGGACAGTCTCGCGGGTTCTCAACGGGCATCCCGGCGTTCTCCCGGCTACGGTTGAGCGTGTGCAGCAGGCGATGCAGGAGCTCGGCTACCAGCCCAACGCCCTGGCCCGTGGCCTGCGTGGAGGGCCGACCGGCACGATCGGCATCTGTTTTCAGGAGATCGAGACGCCGATTCTCGTGCGTAAGAGCTCGATGCTGCAGCAGCTGCTGCGTGAGCAGGGGCGGCATACGATGATCGAGCTGACCGTGGGCAGTCCCGGCCTCGAAGAGCGGATCATCGCGCACTTTCTATCGATGCGGGTGGACGGCATCGTCTTGATCGGCTCGCGCCTGAGCGAGGACGACCCCGGCCCCCGCAATGCGCGCGAGCAGGGAACGCCCGTCGTCTGGATCGACCCGGAAAAGCCCGGCATCGACCACCGCGTTACGCTTGACCGTGCCTATTCGATGAAGCTCAGCCTCGAATATTTGCACAGTCTCGGGCATCGGAGCTTTGTCACACTCGGGCTTGACCCGACCGACGCCTATGGGGCGGCCAAGCTGGCCGGGCTCGCGCATACCGCCCAAAAGCTCGGCCTGAACTGGAAGCAGGATTTTACGCATCTGTGCCGTGAGGGTAAGCAGCAGCATGACTATGCCTATGGTGAACATATGGCCGAGTTGCTGTTGGAGAAAAAACCGGAAGCCACCGCCGCCATCGTGCTCAACGACCGGGTGGCAATCGGTATGATGCACCGCCTGCGCAAGGACGGGTGGCGCTTCCCCCAGGATTTATCGTTGGTCAGCTATGACAACAACGACATTGCGGCCTATGCCTGGCCTCCGCTCACGACGATCGACCAGCGCGTCGAGTCCATGATGCGGGCGGCTGCCGACATGCTTGATGCCCTTATTGAGGGTGGGGAAGCGGCGGAAGCCATTCAGCCTCAGTTGATTCGGCCCACCCTGATCGAGCGCGAATCCGCCGTGCAGGTTTAG
- a CDS encoding phosphoglycerate dehydrogenase translates to MAKILLTTTSYQDTPGPHHDLLNGSGHEVQRERGPLSEQQMLDLVGDFDAFLCGDDAITRKVLEKASPKLKIIAKYGIGVDKIDVEAATEMGMPICFTPGVNHTTVAEHSFGLMLALFRNLVEEVNYVRAGQWKRITGHEIMGKTIGIIGLGRIGKEMVIRAKAFGLNVIGNDLYWPEEFAAEHGVERAETFDEIFEKADIISLHTNLTAETRDLISAKSMAKMKDGVIILNCARGELVNTADMVEGLKSGKIGGYGADVLDEEPPSADHPLLSAPHCVITPHIGSRTHESVQRQAIMATKNLLLCLEGKPPLAQINDVPVPALD, encoded by the coding sequence ATGGCAAAAATACTCCTTACCACTACCTCCTACCAGGATACACCGGGTCCGCACCACGACCTGCTCAACGGCTCCGGCCACGAAGTCCAGCGCGAGCGCGGCCCGCTCTCCGAGCAGCAGATGCTCGATCTGGTGGGCGACTTTGACGCTTTTCTCTGCGGGGATGACGCCATCACCCGCAAGGTGCTCGAAAAGGCTTCTCCCAAGCTCAAGATCATCGCCAAGTACGGCATCGGCGTGGACAAGATTGATGTCGAGGCCGCTACTGAGATGGGGATGCCGATCTGCTTCACGCCGGGTGTGAATCACACCACGGTGGCCGAGCACAGCTTTGGGCTGATGCTGGCGCTTTTTCGCAACCTCGTGGAGGAGGTCAACTACGTGCGCGCCGGGCAGTGGAAGCGCATCACCGGGCACGAGATCATGGGTAAGACCATCGGGATCATCGGCCTCGGCCGCATCGGTAAGGAGATGGTTATCCGCGCCAAGGCTTTTGGCCTGAACGTCATCGGTAACGACCTGTACTGGCCCGAGGAGTTCGCCGCCGAGCATGGGGTCGAGCGTGCCGAGACCTTTGATGAGATTTTTGAAAAGGCGGACATTATTTCGCTGCACACCAACCTCACCGCCGAGACCCGCGACCTCATCAGTGCCAAGTCCATGGCCAAGATGAAGGACGGCGTTATCATCCTCAACTGCGCCCGTGGTGAGCTGGTCAACACCGCCGATATGGTGGAGGGGCTCAAGTCCGGCAAAATCGGCGGCTACGGTGCGGACGTGCTCGATGAAGAGCCGCCCAGTGCCGACCATCCGCTGCTGAGTGCTCCGCACTGCGTGATCACGCCGCATATCGGCTCGCGCACGCACGAGTCCGTGCAGCGTCAGGCTATCATGGCCACCAAAAACCTGCTCCTGTGCCTCGAAGGCAAACCGCCGCTGGCCCAGATCAACGACGTTCCCGTCCCCGCTTTAGACTAA
- the uxaC gene encoding glucuronate isomerase: protein MKPFIHDDFLLQTEAARRLYHDYAKDEPIFDYHCHLPPQDVAADRRFANLFEIWLEGDHYKWRAMRTNGVSEELCTGGADPYDKFLAWCKTVPNTLRNPLYHWSHLELVRYFGIDEIVNEKTAPAIWEAANARLAEPDMSAKGILDKFDVRVVCTTDDPVDSLEHHQAIAASGIKTRIYPTFRPDKAMQLADLDAYGAWCDKLAAVSGVDTGTFQGLLDGIKQRHDFFHSMGGRLSDHGMNHCPTEICDKAEATRIFEKTRAKQAVTPAEENRLAGFLMVYFGQLDAEKGWTKQLHLGAMRNNNAASLRNLGPDTGFDSIGDYPQGVALSRYLDALATDGCLPKIVMYNLNPADNYLFATMAGNFQDGTEAGKIQFGSGWWFLDQKEGMEMQMNALGNLGLFSRFVGMLTDSRSFLSYPRHEYFRRVMCNLVGGEMERGELPGDFELVGGMIKNICFDNARNFFGLELG from the coding sequence ATGAAACCCTTCATCCACGACGATTTCCTCCTGCAGACCGAGGCCGCCCGGCGCCTCTATCACGACTACGCCAAGGACGAGCCGATCTTTGACTACCACTGCCACCTGCCTCCGCAGGACGTGGCCGCCGACCGCCGCTTCGCGAACCTCTTCGAGATCTGGCTGGAGGGTGACCACTACAAGTGGCGCGCCATGCGCACCAACGGTGTGTCCGAGGAGCTATGCACCGGCGGGGCCGACCCGTACGACAAGTTCCTCGCCTGGTGTAAGACCGTCCCCAACACCCTGCGTAACCCGCTCTACCACTGGAGCCATCTGGAGCTGGTGCGCTACTTCGGGATCGACGAGATCGTCAACGAAAAGACGGCCCCGGCCATCTGGGAGGCCGCCAACGCTCGTCTGGCCGAGCCCGACATGAGCGCCAAGGGTATTCTCGACAAGTTTGATGTGCGTGTGGTCTGCACGACGGATGATCCGGTTGACTCGCTGGAGCACCATCAGGCCATCGCCGCCTCCGGGATCAAGACCCGCATCTACCCGACCTTCCGCCCTGACAAGGCCATGCAGCTCGCTGACCTCGACGCCTACGGCGCGTGGTGTGACAAGCTCGCCGCCGTCTCCGGCGTGGACACCGGCACCTTCCAGGGACTGCTTGATGGTATCAAGCAGCGCCACGACTTCTTCCACAGCATGGGAGGGCGTCTCTCCGACCACGGCATGAACCACTGCCCGACGGAGATCTGCGACAAGGCCGAAGCGACCCGTATCTTTGAGAAGACCCGCGCCAAGCAGGCCGTGACTCCGGCCGAGGAAAACCGTCTCGCGGGTTTCCTCATGGTTTACTTCGGTCAGCTCGACGCTGAGAAGGGCTGGACGAAGCAGCTCCACCTCGGCGCCATGCGTAATAACAACGCAGCCTCGCTGCGTAACCTCGGCCCGGACACCGGCTTTGACTCGATCGGTGATTACCCGCAGGGCGTGGCGCTCTCGCGCTACCTCGACGCGCTGGCCACCGACGGCTGCCTGCCGAAGATCGTCATGTACAACCTCAACCCGGCCGACAACTACCTCTTTGCCACCATGGCGGGTAACTTCCAGGACGGCACCGAGGCCGGTAAGATCCAGTTCGGCAGCGGCTGGTGGTTCCTCGATCAAAAGGAGGGTATGGAGATGCAGATGAATGCGCTGGGTAACCTCGGCCTGTTCTCACGCTTTGTCGGTATGCTGACGGACTCCCGCAGCTTCCTGAGCTACCCGCGCCACGAGTATTTCCGCCGCGTGATGTGTAATCTCGTCGGTGGCGAAATGGAGCGCGGTGAGCTGCCGGGTGACTTCGAGCTGGTCGGCGGGATGATCAAAAACATCTGCTTCGATAACGCGCGTAACTTCTTTGGGCTGGAACTCGGGTAA
- a CDS encoding DUF2867 domain-containing protein, with the protein MRILLTGATGYIGGRLAPRLLAAGHHVTVLARDPTRLEGRPWFPQVSILQGDLLDGEGEWTRQLEGFDAAYYLVHSMNSGSGFEGRDNAAARHFCEAARHIPHTIYLGGLMPRSTQVSRHLQSRASTGDILREHLPVTEFRAGPIIGSGSASFEMVRYLTERLPVMVAPKWVKNLVQPIAVRDILAYLIEALNQPPLGIVEVGAPSAMTFKEMMLGYAQVRGLKRFIYPLPVLTPGLAARWVGLVTPIPNSLAVPLIEGIVQPLEADISRARELFPMIEPLPYIEAVELALIKISHSDIETRWSGALGEGPTYRLIDWEGTIREERTLHVDADPEAAFRAFCSLGGDRGWLVMNWAWRLRGMMDRVVGGPGLRRGRRDPQKLLPGETVDFWRVEEVREPKLLRLRAEMKVPGRAWLQWEAWPEGSGTRLVQSAIFRPQGFPGVLYWYSLYLVHKYIFSAMIRSVGKLAETQPAPTDTPPNQS; encoded by the coding sequence ATGCGCATCCTCCTCACCGGAGCTACCGGGTATATCGGTGGGCGTCTCGCTCCCCGCCTGCTCGCTGCGGGTCATCACGTGACGGTGTTGGCCCGCGATCCGACCCGGCTGGAGGGACGCCCGTGGTTCCCGCAAGTTTCCATCCTTCAGGGTGACCTGCTCGATGGCGAGGGTGAGTGGACCCGGCAGTTGGAGGGCTTTGACGCCGCCTACTACCTCGTCCACTCCATGAACAGCGGCAGCGGATTCGAGGGGCGGGACAACGCCGCTGCCCGGCACTTCTGCGAGGCTGCACGTCACATTCCGCACACGATCTACCTGGGCGGACTCATGCCCCGCAGCACGCAAGTCTCGCGACACTTGCAGAGCCGCGCCAGCACGGGTGACATCCTGCGTGAACACCTGCCGGTGACGGAGTTTCGCGCCGGGCCGATCATCGGCTCGGGCTCGGCCAGCTTTGAGATGGTGCGCTACCTGACGGAGCGGCTCCCCGTCATGGTCGCCCCCAAGTGGGTTAAAAACCTCGTCCAGCCAATCGCGGTCCGCGACATTCTGGCCTATCTGATCGAGGCACTCAATCAGCCGCCTCTGGGGATCGTTGAGGTGGGTGCTCCCAGCGCTATGACCTTTAAGGAAATGATGCTAGGCTACGCGCAGGTGCGTGGGCTGAAGCGCTTCATCTATCCGCTTCCCGTGCTGACACCGGGGCTGGCGGCACGCTGGGTGGGCCTGGTCACCCCCATCCCCAACAGCCTCGCCGTGCCTCTGATCGAGGGGATCGTCCAGCCGCTGGAGGCGGATATCAGCCGGGCACGAGAGCTGTTTCCGATGATCGAGCCCCTCCCCTACATCGAGGCGGTCGAGCTGGCTTTGATCAAAATCTCCCACAGCGACATCGAGACACGCTGGAGCGGAGCCCTCGGCGAAGGCCCCACCTACCGCCTGATCGACTGGGAGGGCACGATCCGGGAAGAGCGTACGCTCCATGTTGACGCCGATCCGGAGGCGGCGTTTCGGGCCTTCTGCAGTCTCGGCGGTGATCGCGGCTGGCTCGTCATGAACTGGGCCTGGCGGCTACGCGGGATGATGGACCGTGTGGTGGGCGGACCGGGTCTGCGGCGGGGACGCCGGGACCCGCAAAAGCTCCTGCCCGGCGAGACGGTGGACTTCTGGCGGGTCGAGGAGGTCCGCGAACCCAAGCTGCTGCGCCTGCGCGCCGAAATGAAAGTGCCCGGCCGCGCCTGGCTGCAGTGGGAAGCCTGGCCCGAGGGTAGCGGCACACGACTCGTCCAGAGCGCGATCTTTCGCCCGCAGGGGTTCCCCGGCGTGCTCTACTGGTACAGCCTGTACCTCGTGCACAAGTACATCTTTAGCGCCATGATCCGCTCTGTCGGCAAGCTGGCGGAGACCCAGCCTGCCCCCACCGACACACCACCGAATCAAAGCTAG
- a CDS encoding Ldh family oxidoreductase: protein MSETFYIVPESEHNALVVAAYRHRGFTEDEAAAAARFSAHASRHGIRTHNAIKALHLDHLFGSMAGGCKPNAQIEKKSTRFAASEIWNANRKLGQATAYEAMDTAIALADKYGIGQVSVDNAFHYLWGGGYVMEAAARGYIAYTNCTAALAEVVPFMGKFPTLGTNPHSWGFPTTDAVGFPLVVDWATSVVAMGRVQQFAREGTQLPAGAAVDKNGKPTTEPTEVAALTTFGAHKGYGLSLINELMGAFIGGSLPTLRSRWEKQPDEKHTPAFYFQVIHPEAVSGGDFALGRDQAANVKAVLADILGHGNESCILPGQIEAEAAKRSDAAGGLLFSRAEIDAFNEIAQECGEKGWKRDDFAVAPDA from the coding sequence ATGTCCGAAACTTTCTACATCGTTCCCGAGTCCGAGCATAACGCTCTGGTCGTTGCCGCCTACCGCCACCGTGGTTTCACCGAAGACGAGGCCGCCGCTGCCGCTCGTTTCTCCGCCCACGCCAGCCGCCACGGCATTCGCACCCATAACGCGATCAAGGCCCTGCACCTCGATCACCTTTTTGGCTCCATGGCTGGTGGCTGTAAGCCGAATGCCCAGATCGAGAAGAAGTCCACCCGCTTTGCCGCGAGTGAGATCTGGAATGCCAACCGCAAGCTCGGTCAGGCCACCGCCTACGAGGCGATGGATACCGCTATTGCGCTGGCGGATAAGTACGGGATCGGACAGGTTTCGGTGGACAACGCCTTTCACTACCTCTGGGGTGGGGGCTACGTGATGGAGGCCGCCGCGCGCGGTTATATCGCCTATACAAACTGTACCGCAGCACTGGCCGAAGTCGTGCCCTTCATGGGTAAGTTCCCCACGCTCGGGACTAATCCGCACTCCTGGGGCTTTCCCACGACGGACGCGGTCGGCTTCCCGCTGGTTGTGGACTGGGCGACCTCCGTGGTTGCGATGGGGCGCGTGCAGCAGTTCGCCCGTGAGGGCACCCAGCTTCCCGCCGGTGCCGCCGTGGACAAGAACGGTAAGCCCACCACCGAGCCGACCGAGGTAGCCGCTCTGACGACCTTCGGGGCACACAAGGGCTATGGCCTCTCGCTCATCAACGAGCTGATGGGCGCCTTCATCGGTGGCTCGCTGCCGACCCTGCGCTCGCGCTGGGAAAAGCAGCCCGACGAGAAGCATACGCCGGCCTTTTACTTTCAGGTTATCCACCCCGAGGCCGTGTCTGGCGGGGACTTTGCCCTTGGTCGCGATCAGGCTGCAAATGTCAAGGCCGTCCTCGCCGACATCCTCGGTCATGGTAACGAATCCTGCATCCTGCCGGGCCAGATTGAGGCTGAGGCTGCCAAGCGCTCGGACGCGGCCGGTGGTCTGCTCTTCTCGCGGGCCGAGATCGATGCCTTTAACGAGATCGCACAGGAGTGCGGCGAGAAGGGCTGGAAGCGGGACGACTTCGCCGTGGCCCCCGATGCCTAA
- a CDS encoding thioredoxin-like domain-containing protein encodes MRRLICFFLLLAASFSHARTWTDVQGRTMDAEAVSFEGDGLVNFRKTDGMVYSFPLASLCAEDQAYLQEQLATGQLKAAPLEPTGFTSWLDINLVSLQNGTLQRLRDADMSQVKYIAVYQSAHWCPPCRQFTPKLVKFYNRQRPKHPNFEIVFVSSDRDEEAMQKYMEEMEMPWPAIEYDRRKSGQVDKSSGNGIPCLMIFDREGNVIMDSYTDGGEKYIGPTAVMRRLGELIAE; translated from the coding sequence ATGCGCCGTCTTATCTGTTTTTTCCTGCTGCTCGCAGCTAGCTTTTCGCACGCCCGCACCTGGACGGATGTCCAGGGGCGGACCATGGATGCCGAGGCCGTCTCCTTTGAGGGAGACGGCTTGGTCAACTTCCGTAAGACCGACGGGATGGTCTATTCCTTTCCGTTGGCTTCATTGTGCGCTGAGGACCAGGCCTATCTTCAGGAGCAGCTCGCCACTGGCCAGTTAAAGGCTGCCCCGCTGGAGCCGACTGGCTTTACCTCCTGGCTGGATATCAATCTCGTATCTCTCCAGAACGGCACGCTGCAGCGTCTGCGTGATGCGGATATGTCACAGGTCAAGTACATCGCCGTGTACCAGTCGGCGCACTGGTGCCCGCCGTGCCGCCAGTTCACACCGAAGCTGGTCAAGTTCTACAACCGGCAGAGGCCTAAGCACCCGAACTTCGAGATCGTATTCGTCAGCAGCGATCGCGACGAGGAGGCCATGCAGAAGTATATGGAAGAGATGGAGATGCCCTGGCCCGCTATCGAGTATGATCGCCGTAAGAGCGGTCAGGTGGATAAGTCCTCCGGCAATGGCATCCCCTGTCTCATGATCTTTGACCGCGAGGGTAATGTGATCATGGACAGCTACACCGACGGCGGAGAAAAGTATATCGGCCCGACCGCTGTCATGCGCCGTTTGGGCGAACTCATCGCCGAGTAG
- a CDS encoding SDR family oxidoreductase, giving the protein MSDYLNKLFSLEGKTAVIIGGTGELCGAMAEGLAGAGAEVVLVGRSEEKAAARLEKLRAFHGKSYFESCEVGDSEQRKDLLERVLKKSGQVDILVNGAGVNSPTPFFEITEEEVDRILDVNFKALLSCCQVFGKYFVERGQGGSIINVGSMSGVTPLSRVFTYSASKAAVHNLSKNLAREWATQKIRVNTLVPGFFPAEQNRKVLTPERVEQIMGHTPMKRFGEAAELIGATILLASDAGSFITGAEILVDGGYAAMTI; this is encoded by the coding sequence ATGTCTGATTACTTAAACAAACTTTTCTCCCTCGAAGGTAAAACCGCGGTCATCATCGGTGGCACGGGTGAGCTCTGCGGTGCGATGGCCGAGGGCCTGGCTGGTGCCGGAGCCGAGGTCGTACTCGTTGGCCGCAGCGAGGAGAAGGCTGCCGCTCGTCTCGAAAAACTCCGCGCCTTCCACGGCAAGAGCTACTTTGAGTCCTGCGAAGTTGGTGACTCCGAACAGCGCAAGGACCTCCTCGAGCGCGTGCTCAAGAAGTCCGGTCAGGTCGATATCCTGGTCAACGGTGCCGGTGTGAACAGCCCGACTCCGTTCTTCGAGATCACCGAGGAAGAGGTCGACCGCATCCTCGACGTTAACTTCAAGGCCCTGCTGTCCTGCTGCCAGGTCTTCGGTAAGTACTTTGTCGAGCGCGGCCAAGGTGGCTCGATTATCAACGTCGGCTCCATGTCCGGGGTGACGCCGCTCTCGCGCGTGTTCACTTACTCGGCCAGCAAGGCAGCCGTCCACAACCTCTCGAAGAACCTCGCCCGCGAGTGGGCCACGCAGAAGATCCGCGTTAACACCCTCGTGCCCGGATTCTTCCCCGCCGAGCAGAACCGCAAGGTCCTCACGCCTGAGCGCGTTGAGCAGATCATGGGGCACACCCCGATGAAGCGTTTCGGCGAAGCCGCCGAGCTGATCGGTGCGACCATCCTGCTCGCCAGCGATGCCGGTAGCTTTATCACCGGGGCCGAGATCCTTGTCGACGGTGGCTACGCCGCCATGACGATCTAG
- a CDS encoding GxxExxY protein — MDVEAAAGTVIDAAIEVHRLLGPGLLENAYELCLAHELSLRGVSFVRQKCLPVVYKDYQVEDAYRVDLLVENCLLVELKSVEKMTDVHMAQVLTYLKLSDLQLGLLLNFNTTLMKHGIRRVVHNYHPSSSCS, encoded by the coding sequence ATGGACGTCGAAGCAGCAGCTGGGACCGTTATCGATGCTGCCATTGAGGTGCATCGCTTACTGGGGCCCGGACTGTTGGAGAATGCGTACGAGCTTTGTCTGGCGCACGAGTTGTCCCTCCGGGGTGTAAGCTTTGTGCGCCAGAAGTGTCTTCCTGTCGTCTATAAGGATTACCAGGTTGAAGATGCCTATCGTGTGGATTTGCTCGTGGAGAATTGTCTGCTGGTTGAACTGAAGTCTGTCGAAAAAATGACTGATGTTCACATGGCCCAGGTCCTTACATACTTAAAATTGTCTGACCTACAGCTTGGATTACTTCTCAACTTTAACACGACCCTTATGAAGCATGGGATTCGACGAGTGGTGCACAATTACCACCCAAGCTCTTCGTGTTCTTAG
- a CDS encoding sugar kinase: MAIDIKPKESCQYDIISLGEVMLRLDPGEGRVHTARQFTAWEGGGEYNVARGLRRCFGLRAAVVTAFAENPVGRLIEDFILQGGVDTRFIQWKDYDGVGRTVRNGLNFTERGYGIRGAVGVPDRGHTAASQLKVGDVDWEYIFGECGVRWFHTGGIYAALSDTTPDVVIEAVKIAKKHGTIVSYDLNYRPSLWKSIGGHAKCQEVNREIAKYVDVMIGNEEDFTACLGFEVEGVSEQIGNIQVESFKKMIATAVKEFPNFQATGTTLREVHTATVNDWSAICWHDGEFYESQQYPRLEIMDRVGGGDSFASGLVYGFLAKNDPQQAVDYGAAHGALAMTTPGDTTMASCKEVEKIMKGGGARVVR, translated from the coding sequence ATGGCCATTGATATCAAGCCCAAGGAATCCTGCCAATATGACATTATCTCGCTCGGCGAGGTGATGCTGCGCCTCGACCCCGGTGAGGGCCGCGTGCACACCGCCCGTCAGTTCACCGCCTGGGAAGGTGGCGGCGAGTATAACGTGGCCCGTGGCCTGCGCCGCTGCTTCGGCCTGCGCGCCGCAGTGGTGACCGCCTTTGCCGAGAACCCCGTCGGTCGCCTGATCGAGGACTTTATCCTGCAGGGTGGCGTCGATACCCGCTTTATCCAGTGGAAGGACTACGATGGCGTCGGCCGTACCGTGCGTAACGGCCTCAACTTCACCGAGCGCGGCTACGGTATCCGTGGCGCTGTCGGCGTGCCGGACCGTGGCCACACCGCAGCCAGCCAGCTCAAGGTCGGCGACGTTGACTGGGAATACATTTTCGGCGAATGCGGCGTGCGCTGGTTCCACACCGGTGGCATCTATGCAGCCCTTTCCGACACCACGCCGGACGTTGTCATCGAGGCGGTCAAGATCGCCAAGAAGCACGGCACCATCGTCTCCTACGACCTCAACTACCGCCCCTCGCTGTGGAAGTCCATCGGTGGCCACGCCAAGTGCCAGGAAGTCAACCGCGAGATCGCCAAGTACGTGGACGTCATGATCGGCAACGAAGAAGACTTCACCGCGTGCCTCGGCTTCGAGGTCGAGGGTGTGAGCGAGCAGATCGGTAACATCCAGGTCGAAAGCTTTAAGAAGATGATCGCCACCGCCGTGAAGGAGTTCCCGAACTTCCAGGCCACTGGCACGACGTTGCGCGAGGTCCACACCGCCACCGTCAACGACTGGAGCGCCATTTGCTGGCACGACGGCGAGTTCTACGAGTCGCAGCAGTACCCGCGCCTTGAGATCATGGACCGCGTCGGCGGCGGCGACAGCTTCGCCAGCGGCCTCGTCTATGGCTTCCTCGCCAAGAACGACCCGCAGCAGGCCGTCGACTACGGTGCCGCCCACGGTGCCCTCGCCATGACCACCCCCGGTGACACCACCATGGCCTCCTGCAAGGAAGTCGAAAAGATCATGAAGGGCGGCGGCGCCCGCGTCGTGCGCTAG